The Ammospiza nelsoni isolate bAmmNel1 chromosome 10, bAmmNel1.pri, whole genome shotgun sequence genome includes a region encoding these proteins:
- the HES1 gene encoding transcription factor HES-1 → MPADLMEKSSASPVAATPASVNATPDKPKTAAEHRKSSKPIMEKRRRARINESLGQLKTLILDALKKDSSRHSKLEKADILEMTVKHLRSLQRAQMTAALSTDPTVLGKYRAGFSECMNEVTRFLSTCEGVNTEVRTRLLGHLASCMTQINTMNYPAPPPPPPLPPAAAFGPPLVPPGGGVGPLPGMPCKPGADAAKVYGGFQLLPASDGQFAFLIPSTAFAPGGAVLPLYGGPPTAATAASPPGPPPGTADSVWRPW, encoded by the exons ATGCCGGCCGACCTGATGGAGAAGAGCAGCGCCTCGCCGGTGGCCGCCACCCCTGCCAGCGTCAATGCGACGCCCGACAAGCCGAAGACGGCGGCGGAGCATCGCAAG TCCTCCAAGCCCATCATGGAGaagcggcggcgggcgcgcATCAACGAGAGCCTAGGGCAGCTGAAGACGCTCATCCTGGACGCGCTGAAAAAGGAT AGCTCCCGGCATTCCAAGCTGGAGAAAGCCGACATTCTGGAGATGACCGTCAAGCACCTGCGGAGCCTCCAGCGAGCCCAGATGACTG ctgccctgagcacagaCCCCACAGTCCTGGGCAAGTACCGAGCCGGCTTCAGCGAGTGCATGAACGAGGTGACGCGGTTCCTCTCCACCTGCGAGGGCGTCAACACTGAGGTGCGCACCCGGCTCCTGGGCCACCTGGCCAGCTGCATGACCCAGATCAACACCATGAACTACCCTGcgccccccccgccgcccccgtTGCCGCCGGCCGCAGCCTTTGGGCCACCCCTGGTTCCTCCAGGCGGGGGCGtggggccgctcccgggcatgCCCTGCAAGCCGGGTGCCGATGCGGCCAAGGTGTACGgtggcttccagctgctgccggCCTCTGATGGGCAGTTTGCCTTCctcatccccagcactgcctttgctcctggtggagctgtgctgcctctgtATGGCGGCCCACCCAcggctgccactgctgcctcGCCGCCAGGCCCGCCACCTGGCACGGCCGACTCGGTCTGGAGACCCTGGTGA